The genomic region GCCGACCAGGGCGAGCAGCGGGACCCGGGCGGCGTACGCCTCCGCGACGCCCGGCACCAGATTCATCGCGCCCGCTCCCGAGGTCGCCATGACGACACCCAGTCCGCCGACCGTCCGGTGACTTCCCTCGGCCATGCAGGTGGCTGAGAATTCGTGTTTGGCGACGACGGCTTTCACCCGCCCGTCGCCGTGGTGGACGGCGTCGTACATGTCCTCGATGTTTGCGCCACCGACCCCGAATACGTGGTCGACGCCCAGTTCCGCCAGCGAGGAAATGATGTAGTCGGCGACGCGTGTATGACCGTTCCGCATTGCTCTCCCCAGGAGCCGGTGACCCACCTCATGGCTGGACGGAGGATTTTCGAGCGGGTCGGTGTACGCGGCAGACTAGCCAGCCGGAATTCGGGCGGCCATGGCGGAGAGCAAGTGGTTAGTTGTTGTACTAGTTCTTCGGGGCGGCGGGAAAGACACCCGGGCCGGAGCGGTCCGGCCCGGGTATCTTTCCCCCTGTTGCTCCGTCGAGCGGCGGCCTCGGGTCAGTGACCGTGTCCGGTCGCGCCGGCCACGGCCATCGCCCGGAAGGCGTCGCCCCGGCGCCGGGACAGCACCGCGAAACACGCCGAGAGCGCGACCAGTTCGAGCTGGTCCCAGTCACCGTCGACCTTCACCTCGACGGACTTGCCGTGGAACTTGGGCAGCCACAGGTCGATCCGGTCGCCGCCGCTGACGACCGCGGCGCGGTAGCCGCGGAAGCTCCTCGACAGCTCCCACTGCACCGCCTTGCCGCTGCCGGGGAGGAAGCTGTCCTGGTGGTCGAGGCGGAGGACCGGCGAGCTGCCGCCGACCGTTATCCCGGTCCGCCGGGGGTTGTTGACCTCGACCGGCAGGGTCCGGCCGCTCACGGTGATCTCACCGCGCCGCATCGACTTTCCGGTCTCCAGCGAGGCGTCGCCCGCGGTTCCCTCCAGTACGTACGATCCATGACTCTTCGTCAGAGTGAGTGTGGGGGGCATGGGTTCAGCCTTTCCTGACGGTTCGTGCGAGGCCGGGAACGAGTACCAGCGCTGCCACCGTGTGCAGGCAGGCCAGGGCGATCTTCGCCGACGTGGTGACTCCGCTGCCCGGTCCGGCCACCAGCGACAGCAGGAACACCACCACGGCGATGATCACCCAGGCCTTGCGTCCTCCGGACGGCCTGCGCTCCAGCAGAGCGATCAATGCCCAGGCGAGCAGCCCGGAAACGAGCGTGGCGAAGATGACCGCGGGCAGTTGCACCGAGGATGCGGACCCGTTCGTCTTCACCTCGATGTCGACGCCGAAGGCCGAGTGGGCGAGGAGCCAGACCACCACCGTGGCGAGGGTCGCCACCACCACGGTCACGATCCGCTGTCTTCCGGCACCTCTGCGGGTCGCCGTGCCGCCGGTCGCGGTACTCGTGTTCGACATGCGTCAAGCCTCCTTGCACCGGTGCGTGTGCCCGGTTCTGAACCATCCAGCGGTTAACGGGAGTTGACAGTAGCGAAGGGCTGCGTTCCGCAGGTCCCGGTCACTGTCCGGCCGTTGGCCTGTAGGGAATTCCTTAGGGGCGTGTCCGCCATGATTGAGCCTCACTCGCCTGGGGTGTTGTGCTTCGCGGGAATGTCACATCACGCCCGAGGGGCGGACGCGTACCGACAGTTCGTCGCAGCGTCCCTCCGCACGTCCGCGCACATCAGGCCGTTGTTCCCCATCGGGCACCGAAGAACACATACCTGAGGAGTTGGCACGGGTGGACGCAGGGATCAAGCGCGAGGTCGAGCAGAAGGTCCGGGCCGGCGAACGGCTCAGCCGTGAGGACGGCATCGCGCTGTACGCGTGCGACGACCTGGCGTGGCTCGGCGGCCTCGCCCACGAGGTGCGTACGCGCAAGAACGGCGACGTCGTCCACTTCAACATCAACCGTCACCTCAACATGACGAACGTGTGCACCGCCTCGTGCGCCTACTGCTCGTTCCAGCGCAAGCCGGGCGAGAAGGACGCGTACACGATGCGCATCGAGGACGCGGTGCGCCTCGCCAAGGCGATGGAGGGCGAGAACCTCACCGAGCTGCACATCGTCAACGGCCTGCACCCCAACCTGCCGTGGCGCTACTACCCCCGCTCGCTCAGCGAACTCAAGAAGGCGCTCCCGAACGTCTCCCTCAAGGCGTTCACCGCCACCGAGATCCACCACTTCGAGACGATCTCCGGGCTCTCCGCCTCCGACATCCTCGACGAGCTGATCGAGGCCGGTCTGGAGTCGCTGACCGGCGGCGGCGCCGAGATCTTCGACTGGGAGGTCCGGCAGCACATCGTCGACCACGCCACCCACTGGGAGGACTGGTCGCGCATCCACCGCCTCGCCCACGAGAAGGGCATCAAGACGCCCTGCACGATGCTGTACGGCCATGTCGAGGAGCCGCGCCACCGCGTCGACCACGTGCTGCGGCTGCGTGAACTCCAGGACGAGACCGGCGGGTTCCAGGTCTTCATCCCGCTGCGCTACCAGCACGACTTCCACGACTCGATGGACGGCGTGGTGCGCAACAAGCTGATGGCGCGGACGAAGATGGCGACGTCCGCCGAGGCGCTGAAGACCTTCGCGGTCTCGCGGCTGCTCTTCGACAACGTCCCGCACGTCAAGGTCTTCT from Streptomyces sp. NBC_01267 harbors:
- a CDS encoding DUF6069 family protein, which produces MSNTSTATGGTATRRGAGRQRIVTVVVATLATVVVWLLAHSAFGVDIEVKTNGSASSVQLPAVIFATLVSGLLAWALIALLERRPSGGRKAWVIIAVVVFLLSLVAGPGSGVTTSAKIALACLHTVAALVLVPGLARTVRKG
- the mqnE gene encoding aminofutalosine synthase MqnE, with protein sequence MDAGIKREVEQKVRAGERLSREDGIALYACDDLAWLGGLAHEVRTRKNGDVVHFNINRHLNMTNVCTASCAYCSFQRKPGEKDAYTMRIEDAVRLAKAMEGENLTELHIVNGLHPNLPWRYYPRSLSELKKALPNVSLKAFTATEIHHFETISGLSASDILDELIEAGLESLTGGGAEIFDWEVRQHIVDHATHWEDWSRIHRLAHEKGIKTPCTMLYGHVEEPRHRVDHVLRLRELQDETGGFQVFIPLRYQHDFHDSMDGVVRNKLMARTKMATSAEALKTFAVSRLLFDNVPHVKVFWVMHGLRTAQLALNHGADDIDGSVVEYKITHDADAYGTPDKMSREGLLDLIRDAGFKPVERNTRYEIVNEFDGPDADRRESPQPMRV